A portion of the Clostridium gelidum genome contains these proteins:
- a CDS encoding DegT/DnrJ/EryC1/StrS family aminotransferase, whose protein sequence is MNIPLVDLKAQYKTVEEKAMKAVSEVLSSASYIMGKDVTEFEKEFAEYIGVKHAISVGNGTDALVLALMACGIGEGDEVITTPFTFFATAESISFIGATPVFVDVEKDTYNIDPLKIEEKITKKTKAIMPVHIFGQPAKMDEIMAIAKKYNLKVIEDAAQAVGSEYKGKKSGAIGDVGCFSFFPTKNLGCAGDGGIITTSNDNIATIARALRTHGSGENGQRAYNLLNNINEEVKTSEGHDDTVYNPLKYYNYLIGFNTRLDTIQAAILRIKLSNIDNWNEKRRENAKMYDEKLKDTGLTLPFSILESKSVYNMYVVQSGNREEMINKLQDKGISTGVYYPVPMHLQKVYKNLGYIEGDMPVAEYLAHRTFAIPIFPELSIEQKDYIVDTIKDINC, encoded by the coding sequence ATGAATATTCCATTAGTTGATTTAAAAGCTCAATATAAAACAGTTGAGGAAAAGGCAATGAAAGCTGTAAGCGAGGTGCTTTCATCTGCAAGCTATATTATGGGTAAGGATGTAACAGAATTTGAAAAGGAATTTGCAGAATATATAGGAGTTAAACATGCCATATCTGTTGGAAATGGTACAGATGCTTTGGTTTTAGCGCTTATGGCTTGTGGCATTGGAGAAGGCGATGAAGTTATAACAACACCTTTTACGTTTTTTGCTACAGCAGAAAGTATATCATTTATAGGTGCAACTCCTGTTTTTGTGGATGTAGAAAAGGATACATATAATATTGATCCATTAAAGATAGAAGAAAAGATTACTAAAAAAACAAAAGCAATTATGCCAGTTCATATATTTGGTCAACCAGCAAAAATGGATGAGATAATGGCAATTGCAAAAAAATATAACTTAAAGGTTATAGAAGATGCAGCACAAGCAGTTGGATCAGAATATAAAGGTAAGAAATCGGGAGCAATTGGAGATGTTGGATGTTTCTCATTCTTTCCAACTAAAAATCTTGGTTGTGCAGGCGACGGTGGAATTATAACAACATCAAATGATAATATAGCAACTATTGCAAGAGCACTAAGAACTCATGGTAGTGGAGAAAATGGTCAAAGGGCTTATAATTTATTAAATAACATAAACGAAGAAGTTAAAACTTCAGAAGGACATGATGATACAGTATATAATCCATTAAAATATTATAATTATTTAATTGGATTTAATACAAGGCTAGATACAATTCAAGCTGCAATTTTAAGAATTAAGCTATCTAATATAGATAATTGGAATGAAAAAAGAAGAGAAAATGCTAAAATGTATGATGAAAAATTAAAAGATACAGGATTGACATTACCATTTTCAATACTTGAAAGTAAATCTGTATACAATATGTATGTAGTACAATCTGGAAATAGAGAAGAAATGATTAATAAGCTACAAGACAAAGGCATAAGCACGGGAGTCTATTATCCAGTTCCAATGCATCTACAAAAGGTATATAAAAATCTTGGATATATAGAAGGGGATATGCCTGTAGCAGAGTATTTAGCACATAGAACATTTGCAATACCTATTTTCCCAGAGTTAAGTATAGAACAAAAGGATTATATAGTTGATACGATAAAAGATATAAATTGCTAA
- a CDS encoding class I SAM-dependent rRNA methyltransferase, whose product MKEIIVTVKKEFVNKYKKGYPLILEEALENTKSLKEEGQIITLIDENKAFLGKGYYGKQNKGCGWILSNSKNSNLDYKFFYDKIRNAFSKRIKLYHSRDTSCFRVFNGEGDGIGGLTIDYFDEYYLITWYSKGMYEFKDNILKAIKSLVSFDGIYEKKRFEENGMVVDEDSYVCGKKAPEPLVVKENSVNFAIYLNDGAMVGVFLDQKEVRKSIRDKYSRGKSVLNTFSYTGAFSMAAAKGGAITTSVDLASRSLEKTTENFTINNINPAKHKIIVEDVFLYFKRAKKEELKFDVVILDPPSFATSKDNRFSAAKDYKDLMKSAIEITEDKGLIIASTNCATFNMAKFKKFIDDAFKECNKNYEILEEHSLPEDFAVTDKFLEGNYLKVVFVRMY is encoded by the coding sequence ATGAAAGAAATAATAGTTACAGTAAAAAAAGAATTTGTTAATAAATATAAAAAAGGATATCCATTAATTCTTGAAGAAGCCTTAGAGAATACAAAATCTTTAAAAGAAGAGGGGCAAATTATAACTCTTATAGATGAGAACAAAGCTTTTTTAGGAAAAGGATATTATGGAAAGCAAAATAAGGGTTGTGGCTGGATTTTAAGTAACAGTAAGAATAGTAATCTAGATTATAAATTCTTTTATGATAAAATTAGAAATGCTTTTTCTAAAAGAATAAAGCTTTATCATTCAAGAGATACTAGTTGCTTTAGAGTATTTAATGGTGAAGGTGACGGAATAGGTGGTCTTACTATTGACTATTTTGATGAATACTACCTTATTACGTGGTATAGTAAAGGCATGTATGAGTTTAAAGATAACATACTTAAAGCTATAAAATCATTAGTGTCTTTTGATGGAATATATGAAAAAAAGAGATTTGAAGAGAATGGCATGGTTGTGGATGAAGACAGCTATGTGTGTGGAAAAAAAGCTCCAGAACCTCTTGTAGTAAAAGAAAATAGTGTTAACTTTGCAATTTATTTAAATGATGGTGCAATGGTTGGAGTATTTTTAGATCAAAAGGAAGTAAGAAAATCTATTAGAGATAAATATTCTAGAGGGAAAAGCGTGTTAAATACTTTTTCTTATACAGGAGCTTTTTCTATGGCTGCAGCAAAGGGTGGAGCTATTACTACAAGTGTTGACTTAGCAAGTAGAAGTCTAGAAAAAACAACTGAAAACTTTACTATAAATAATATTAATCCTGCAAAGCATAAGATAATTGTTGAAGATGTTTTCCTTTATTTCAAACGTGCAAAGAAAGAAGAATTAAAATTTGATGTGGTTATTCTTGATCCACCAAGTTTTGCAACATCTAAAGACAATAGATTTAGTGCAGCAAAAGATTATAAAGATTTGATGAAATCAGCAATAGAGATAACAGAGGATAAAGGTTTAATTATAGCTTCTACCAATTGTGCTACTTTTAATATGGCTAAGTTTAAGAAGTTTATTGATGATGCATTTAAGGAATGTAATAAGAATTATGAAATTTTAGAAGAGCACAGTCTTCCAGAAGATTTTGCAGTTACAGATAAATTTTTAGAAGGAAATTATTTGAAGGTTGTGTTTGTAAGAATGTATTAA
- a CDS encoding methyl-accepting chemotaxis protein, with protein sequence MKNLKISTKLTIIISLLIIALIILGSFSIYNGRKATADMEKMYSNSLSAIVIGGDLRTQTRANKANLLDLIISKDESYREKVNDDIETRKKTIKDDMDKLIDLSTDNQQMELYETVKNNLASYEKAFIAEVDMAKSNKVDEAYKLYYENISLLETYQTSVRNINDYNSKNAKVIYNEYEANVKVTENMTFIIAILAIIMALGISWYIIRNIKKSISGLSLTLNSLKNGDFTVEIPENIRSTKDEIGIMSMDVFLMQGSLKKLIETVKNEAIKVNDNVDSSLENINIMNNNIEDASARTEELAANMEETAACSQEMSATAQEIERAVDSIAKNSQNGAIEAVNINKRAVDTKKSVNIAQKKANDIFIGTKGKLEKAIESSKIVEQINVLSESIMQITEQTNLLALNAAIEAARAGEAGKGFSVVAEEIKKLAEQSKDTVIEIQNITVKVTESVIELSSSSNQLLQFVSTDVYNDYKTMLDVADKYSDDANFVENLVTEFSSTSEELLASIQDVLKTIDEVAQAANDGAVGTTDIAQRIADVTSKSNDVLELTKKSQDSSDKLKREILRFKI encoded by the coding sequence ATGAAAAATTTAAAAATAAGTACTAAATTAACTATTATAATATCGCTTCTAATTATTGCATTAATTATTTTGGGATCATTTTCTATTTATAATGGACGTAAAGCCACAGCAGATATGGAAAAAATGTATAGCAATAGTTTATCAGCCATTGTGATAGGTGGTGATTTAAGAACACAAACAAGAGCCAATAAAGCTAATTTACTTGATTTAATTATTTCTAAAGATGAGAGTTATAGAGAAAAAGTAAATGATGATATTGAGACTCGTAAAAAGACAATAAAGGATGATATGGATAAATTAATAGATTTATCTACGGACAATCAGCAGATGGAATTATACGAAACAGTAAAGAATAATCTTGCAAGTTATGAAAAAGCATTTATTGCAGAAGTTGATATGGCAAAATCTAATAAAGTTGATGAAGCTTATAAATTATATTATGAGAATATTAGTTTATTAGAAACTTATCAAACAAGTGTAAGGAATATTAATGATTATAATTCTAAGAATGCTAAAGTTATTTATAATGAATATGAAGCAAATGTAAAAGTTACAGAAAACATGACATTTATTATAGCAATATTGGCTATTATTATGGCTTTAGGAATTAGCTGGTATATTATTAGAAATATTAAAAAATCAATTTCAGGTTTATCTCTTACATTAAATTCCTTAAAAAATGGAGATTTTACAGTAGAAATTCCTGAAAATATACGTAGTACAAAGGATGAAATTGGAATAATGTCTATGGACGTATTTCTTATGCAAGGATCTTTAAAGAAATTAATTGAAACTGTTAAAAATGAAGCTATAAAGGTTAATGACAATGTAGATAGCAGTTTAGAAAATATAAATATTATGAATAATAACATAGAAGATGCTTCAGCAAGGACTGAGGAGCTAGCAGCAAATATGGAAGAAACAGCAGCTTGTTCACAGGAGATGTCAGCAACTGCACAGGAAATTGAAAGAGCAGTGGACTCTATAGCTAAAAATTCACAAAATGGTGCAATAGAAGCTGTAAATATAAATAAAAGAGCAGTTGATACGAAAAAAAGTGTTAATATAGCACAGAAAAAAGCAAATGATATTTTCATAGGAACAAAAGGGAAGCTTGAAAAAGCAATTGAAAGTTCAAAAATAGTAGAACAGATAAATGTTCTATCTGAATCTATAATGCAGATAACAGAACAAACTAATCTACTAGCATTAAATGCAGCAATTGAAGCTGCGAGGGCTGGAGAAGCAGGAAAAGGATTTTCAGTAGTAGCAGAAGAGATAAAAAAATTAGCGGAGCAGTCTAAAGATACAGTAATTGAGATACAAAATATTACCGTTAAAGTAACAGAATCTGTTATTGAACTATCAAGTAGTTCAAATCAATTATTACAGTTTGTGTCTACTGATGTATATAATGACTATAAAACAATGCTTGATGTTGCTGATAAATATAGTGATGATGCAAATTTTGTTGAAAACCTTGTTACAGAGTTTAGTTCAACGTCAGAGGAGCTTTTAGCATCTATACAGGATGTACTAAAAACTATTGATGAAGTGGCACAAGCAGCTAATGACGGAGCAGTAGGGACAACTGATATTGCTCAAAGAATTGCTGATGTAACTTCAAAATCTAATGATGTGTTAGAATTAACAAAGAAATCACAGGATAGTTCAGATAAATTAAAACGAGAAATTTTAAGGTTTAAGATTTAG
- a CDS encoding LuxR C-terminal-related transcriptional regulator, whose product MDKGFIKSKINIPKVKDKLVKRLALFDKLKQAIDYKLILVTAPAGFGKSTLISSWLNFDIKNKYFVAWISFDERDSEPLIFWKYIIYSLNKIKEGIVDSSFSALNSVQFNYGFETEILSVIINDLFNLEKELFIVLDDLYLIKNKEIYEQLKFFIRNIPSNVHVIILSRVVPEIGIAKLRATDSMLQLSQEDLSFTKEETEVFFKDVMNVDISDNILIILKERTEGWAAGLQMAALSLKNNKDEENLIQRFKGDHRYVLDYLMEEVFTLLDKETQEFLMKTSILDEMNCDLCNKVVDIKNSQYFLEKLDNENLFMIPLDENKEWYRYHHLFKDFLRNRIDITMENILPKLYSDAANWYKENGFYSNGINFYLEAKNYSEAILMIEKIDMDLMFSGEMKKVYDWYMAIPKNKFYESIRLCMNAAWFTCTDGNYEDTEDYLKHIEAFFEINKDEEYEKYYNTEIMIVRAMLATLEKDSNKINEYLKKAKNYSYEHNESILHAAISLLNGTACIYDGEVLKALEFFEESFKISKRINNYYLAVMSNRSIIISKMLKGKLYEAENQCVNLLEYLKSRNAEKIPIAGGIYNDLAEIYYEWNNLDKAKEFALKALEFGEKGEVVWVLCKSYMILTKILFANSNIEESLNYIKKAEIIVVNAKLFDLGTELQVVKQNVFLRTGNFDEVEKWIKSESFFKLERCNIEYAYYYIAQLRYFILNDLMKEAEETVNNLCVNFKNRKIYKVFAEVLILKSILCNKKGNIEEMLELLVKAINISYKENYLRIFLDEKEDLKSIILREKDKFQSMLEKEQLIFLNMIIKSFEEVNCEQAFKISEILSIREVEVLKYLKEGLSNLQIANSLFVSVNTVKTHLLNIYTKLDVHSRTEALAKASGLGIL is encoded by the coding sequence ATGGATAAAGGTTTTATTAAAAGTAAAATAAATATACCTAAGGTTAAAGATAAATTAGTAAAAAGGTTAGCCTTATTTGATAAATTGAAACAAGCTATAGATTATAAGCTTATATTAGTAACTGCTCCAGCGGGGTTTGGTAAAAGTACTTTAATATCTTCATGGTTAAATTTTGATATTAAGAATAAATACTTTGTTGCTTGGATATCCTTTGATGAAAGAGATAGTGAACCTTTGATTTTTTGGAAATATATAATTTATTCACTTAATAAAATAAAAGAAGGAATTGTGGATAGTTCTTTTTCTGCACTTAACTCGGTTCAATTTAACTATGGGTTTGAAACAGAAATTTTATCGGTGATTATAAATGACCTTTTTAACTTAGAAAAAGAGTTGTTTATTGTTTTAGATGATTTATATTTAATTAAAAACAAAGAAATATATGAACAATTGAAGTTTTTTATAAGAAATATACCATCGAATGTACACGTTATAATATTAAGTAGAGTAGTCCCTGAAATTGGAATTGCTAAACTTAGGGCAACAGATAGTATGCTTCAACTATCGCAAGAAGATTTGAGTTTTACAAAAGAAGAAACAGAAGTGTTTTTTAAAGACGTTATGAATGTAGATATATCGGATAATATTCTAATCATTTTGAAAGAGCGTACTGAAGGCTGGGCAGCAGGACTTCAAATGGCTGCACTTTCTTTAAAAAACAATAAAGATGAAGAAAATCTTATACAAAGATTTAAAGGTGATCATAGGTATGTTTTAGATTATTTAATGGAAGAAGTATTTACTTTATTGGATAAAGAAACTCAAGAATTTCTTATGAAAACTTCTATATTAGATGAAATGAATTGTGATTTATGTAATAAAGTTGTTGATATAAAAAATAGTCAGTATTTTTTAGAAAAATTAGATAATGAAAATCTATTTATGATACCTTTAGATGAAAATAAAGAATGGTATAGATATCACCATTTATTTAAAGATTTTTTAAGAAATAGAATTGATATCACCATGGAAAATATTTTACCTAAACTTTATAGTGATGCGGCAAATTGGTATAAGGAAAATGGGTTTTACTCTAATGGAATTAATTTTTATTTGGAAGCTAAAAATTATAGTGAAGCAATACTTATGATAGAAAAAATTGATATGGACTTAATGTTTAGCGGTGAAATGAAAAAAGTCTATGATTGGTATATGGCAATACCAAAAAATAAATTTTATGAGAGTATTAGACTTTGCATGAATGCAGCATGGTTTACATGTACTGATGGAAATTATGAAGATACTGAGGATTATTTGAAACATATAGAAGCGTTTTTTGAAATAAATAAGGATGAGGAATATGAAAAATATTATAATACAGAAATAATGATTGTTAGAGCTATGCTTGCAACACTAGAAAAGGATAGTAACAAAATTAATGAATATTTGAAAAAGGCAAAGAATTATAGTTATGAACACAATGAAAGTATTTTACATGCAGCAATATCTTTATTAAATGGGACTGCATGTATTTATGATGGAGAAGTACTTAAAGCTTTAGAATTTTTTGAAGAAAGTTTTAAAATTAGTAAAAGAATAAATAATTATTATTTAGCTGTTATGTCAAATAGAAGTATAATTATATCAAAAATGCTTAAGGGTAAGCTTTATGAAGCAGAAAACCAATGCGTAAATCTATTGGAATATCTTAAAAGTAGAAATGCAGAGAAAATTCCTATAGCAGGTGGTATATATAATGATTTGGCAGAAATATATTATGAGTGGAATAATTTGGATAAAGCAAAAGAATTTGCATTAAAGGCATTAGAATTTGGTGAAAAGGGCGAAGTTGTATGGGTTTTATGTAAAAGCTATATGATCTTAACTAAAATATTATTTGCAAATTCTAATATTGAGGAATCCCTAAATTATATAAAAAAGGCTGAAATTATTGTAGTTAACGCTAAATTATTTGATTTGGGAACTGAGCTTCAGGTAGTTAAACAAAATGTTTTTTTACGAACAGGAAATTTTGATGAAGTTGAAAAGTGGATAAAAAGTGAAAGTTTCTTTAAGCTAGAAAGATGTAATATAGAATATGCATATTATTATATAGCTCAATTGAGATATTTTATTTTAAATGATTTAATGAAGGAAGCAGAGGAAACTGTTAATAATTTATGTGTAAATTTTAAAAATAGGAAAATTTATAAAGTATTCGCAGAGGTACTAATTTTAAAAAGTATTCTATGTAATAAAAAAGGTAATATAGAAGAAATGTTAGAATTGTTAGTAAAGGCAATTAATATTTCATATAAGGAAAATTATTTAAGAATATTCTTAGATGAAAAAGAAGACTTGAAAAGTATAATACTTAGAGAAAAAGATAAATTTCAATCGATGCTAGAAAAAGAGCAATTAATATTTTTGAATATGATAATTAAAAGTTTTGAGGAAGTTAATTGTGAACAAGCTTTTAAAATAAGTGAAATATTAAGTATAAGAGAAGTTGAAGTCCTAAAATATTTAAAGGAAGGACTATCAAATTTACAAATAGCTAATTCTTTATTTGTATCAGTAAATACAGTGAAAACTCATCTTTTAAATATATATACAAAGCTGGACGTCCATAGCAGAACAGAAGCTTTAGCTAAGGCTAGTGGACTTGGAATTTTGTAG
- a CDS encoding MATE family efflux transporter produces MKKTTGNDFTKGSIRNHILKFAIPMTIGLFLTMGYTIINTIWIGNLLGKDAMAAASVSFPITFILIAIAAGSTAAVSILISRNYGAKDFKKINEIIETSFSLFSIVAAVLVALALLFRNELLSLMGTPSNIFDMASSYLSILLLSAFINYIYYVINSILSGMGDTKTSVIFLVLSTIVNAVLDPFLIMKFGLDGAAAASLISGMAAIISAVIYLKRKNFDINIIPKRFILDKKIVLEIFKIGMPSTIQQCLMPISLIFITAFISRFGADSIAAYGAASKVDYLALMPSMAVGTAASVITSQNIGANKLERVTEVFKWGIIIIFSTIALVAILIELFPKEILMVFARDFQILDIGSSYLRINAIGYLIFSISFITNGIINGSGKTIITMTISAVTLLLLRIPLSDFMSKTNMGIKGIWYAILITSVFSTSCSLFYYLSGKYKEKLEVYKEKVYS; encoded by the coding sequence ATGAAAAAAACAACAGGAAATGATTTTACAAAAGGAAGCATTAGGAATCACATATTAAAATTTGCAATACCAATGACAATAGGACTTTTTCTAACTATGGGTTACACAATAATAAATACTATTTGGATTGGAAATTTACTTGGGAAAGATGCAATGGCAGCAGCTTCAGTAAGTTTTCCAATTACCTTTATACTTATAGCAATAGCCGCAGGCTCAACTGCAGCAGTATCAATATTAATATCTAGAAATTATGGTGCTAAAGATTTTAAGAAGATAAATGAAATAATAGAAACTTCTTTTTCATTATTTTCAATAGTAGCAGCAGTTCTTGTAGCTTTAGCACTTTTGTTTAGAAATGAACTTTTAAGCTTAATGGGAACTCCAAGTAATATATTTGATATGGCATCAAGTTATTTAAGTATTTTGCTTTTATCTGCTTTTATTAATTATATATATTATGTTATTAATTCAATTCTTTCAGGAATGGGAGATACTAAAACTTCAGTGATCTTCTTAGTATTATCAACAATTGTAAATGCTGTATTAGATCCATTTCTTATAATGAAGTTTGGACTTGATGGAGCAGCAGCAGCTTCTCTTATTTCAGGAATGGCTGCAATTATTTCTGCAGTTATATATTTAAAAAGAAAAAACTTTGACATAAATATCATTCCTAAAAGATTTATTTTAGATAAGAAAATAGTTTTAGAAATATTTAAAATAGGTATGCCATCAACAATACAACAATGTTTAATGCCAATCAGTCTTATATTCATAACAGCATTTATAAGCAGGTTTGGAGCTGATTCAATTGCAGCTTATGGGGCTGCAAGTAAAGTTGATTATTTAGCATTAATGCCTTCCATGGCAGTTGGAACTGCAGCATCAGTTATAACAAGTCAAAACATTGGTGCAAATAAATTAGAGCGAGTTACAGAAGTATTTAAATGGGGCATAATAATAATTTTTAGTACAATTGCATTAGTAGCTATATTAATTGAACTTTTCCCAAAAGAAATTCTTATGGTGTTTGCAAGAGATTTTCAAATATTAGATATAGGATCATCATATTTAAGGATTAATGCTATAGGTTATTTAATATTTAGTATAAGTTTTATAACTAATGGAATAATAAATGGTTCAGGAAAAACAATAATAACTATGACTATATCAGCTGTAACTTTATTGTTACTAAGAATACCTTTATCTGATTTTATGTCTAAAACCAATATGGGAATTAAGGGAATATGGTATGCAATTTTGATTACTTCTGTATTTTCTACTTCTTGTAGCCTGTTCTATTATTTATCAGGAAAATACAAAGAAAAATTAGAGGTATATAAAGAGAAAGTTTATTCATAA
- a CDS encoding anthranilate synthase component II: MLLMIDNYDSFVYNLVRYFEEIGEQVEVVRNDKINMNTIDMNKYLGIVISPGPKNPKEAGLSLDIIDKFKGKIPILGICLGHQCIGHYFGGQIIKGEKPMHGKISEVIHNNNGLFYNVKRPVKVTRYHSLIVNKETLPKELEIIAESSDNVIMGIKHKKLPIYGVQFHPEAELTEEGHKILENFIIECKRFKND, translated from the coding sequence ATGTTATTAATGATAGATAATTATGATTCATTTGTATATAATCTTGTTAGATATTTTGAGGAAATTGGGGAACAGGTAGAAGTAGTTAGAAATGATAAGATAAATATGAATACTATTGATATGAATAAATATTTAGGCATAGTTATTTCACCTGGTCCTAAAAATCCTAAAGAAGCAGGATTAAGTTTAGATATAATTGATAAATTTAAAGGAAAGATACCTATACTCGGAATATGCTTAGGGCATCAATGTATAGGACATTATTTTGGCGGTCAAATTATAAAAGGTGAAAAACCAATGCACGGGAAAATAAGTGAAGTAATACATAATAATAATGGTTTGTTTTATAATGTGAAAAGACCTGTTAAAGTTACAAGATATCACTCTTTAATTGTAAATAAAGAGACTCTTCCTAAAGAATTAGAAATTATAGCAGAATCTTCGGATAATGTAATTATGGGAATTAAGCATAAGAAACTGCCTATATATGGAGTTCAGTTTCATCCAGAAGCAGAACTAACAGAGGAAGGGCATAAGATTTTAGAAAATTTTATTATAGAATGTAAGAGGTTTAAAAATGATTGA
- the pabB gene encoding aminodeoxychorismate synthase component I, whose protein sequence is MIDFQIKELATYYDPFYTYSLFENQIDSIFLDSSKEDELLSKYSFIGVNPYRKFISKGRNILIDNEEYKEVDPFEKLEKLLEKYKINIDNDIPFISGAIGYFSYDIGRIIEDRPDNSKEDFNIPDSIFIFFDNLIIFDVQNKKTYITAVGQIKEAGKSIASIEKSLENYKEAVEIKVEASNNKFYSNFDKLEYEKEITKLRDYIRNGDIYIANMTRRIWCNNNEDSFEIYGKLRSCNKAPFSAYMNFEDFQIISSSPERFLSITDGLVQTRPIKGTRPRGKNHEEDEKNKNELINSEKDKSELLMIVDLERNDLSKVCKPSSVKVTELFKLEEYETVFHLVATIEGKLKENVSAVKCIRECFPGGSITGAPKIRAMEIIEELEKLKRNIYTGSIGYFDLRGNSDFNIVIRTIVKKDNKAYLGVGGGITWESIEEDEWFETIDKAKALMGVL, encoded by the coding sequence ATGATTGATTTTCAGATAAAAGAATTAGCTACATATTATGATCCATTTTATACATATAGTCTTTTTGAAAACCAAATAGATAGCATTTTTTTAGATAGTTCAAAAGAAGATGAATTATTATCAAAATATTCTTTTATTGGAGTAAACCCATATAGAAAATTTATTTCTAAAGGAAGAAATATATTAATTGATAATGAAGAATACAAAGAAGTTGATCCTTTTGAAAAATTAGAAAAACTCCTAGAAAAGTATAAGATTAATATTGATAACGATATTCCATTTATAAGTGGTGCTATTGGATATTTTTCTTATGACATAGGAAGGATCATAGAAGACCGGCCAGATAATTCTAAGGAGGATTTTAATATTCCAGATAGCATATTTATTTTCTTTGATAATTTAATTATATTTGATGTGCAGAATAAGAAAACTTACATAACAGCAGTAGGACAAATTAAAGAGGCAGGAAAAAGTATAGCAAGTATAGAAAAGAGTTTAGAAAATTATAAAGAAGCTGTAGAGATAAAAGTAGAAGCTTCGAATAATAAATTCTATTCTAATTTTGATAAATTGGAATATGAAAAAGAAATAACCAAGCTTAGAGATTATATTAGAAATGGTGATATATATATAGCAAATATGACAAGAAGAATATGGTGTAATAATAATGAAGATTCTTTCGAAATATATGGAAAATTAAGAAGCTGTAACAAAGCACCGTTTTCAGCATATATGAATTTTGAAGATTTTCAAATTATTAGTTCTTCGCCAGAAAGATTTTTATCAATTACTGATGGATTAGTGCAAACAAGACCTATTAAAGGAACTAGACCTAGAGGGAAAAACCATGAAGAAGATGAAAAAAATAAAAATGAATTAATAAATTCTGAAAAGGATAAATCAGAACTTTTAATGATTGTAGATTTAGAAAGAAATGATTTAAGTAAAGTTTGTAAGCCGAGCTCAGTAAAGGTTACAGAACTTTTTAAATTAGAAGAATATGAAACAGTATTTCATCTTGTAGCAACTATAGAAGGAAAATTAAAAGAAAATGTATCTGCCGTAAAATGCATAAGAGAATGTTTCCCAGGAGGATCTATTACAGGAGCCCCTAAAATAAGAGCAATGGAAATAATAGAAGAGCTTGAAAAACTGAAAAGAAATATTTATACAGGTTCTATAGGTTATTTTGATTTAAGAGGGAATAGTGATTTTAATATAGTTATTAGGACTATTGTTAAGAAAGACAATAAGGCTTATTTAGGCGTTGGAGGAGGAATCACTTGGGAATCTATAGAAGAAGATGAGTGGTTTGAGACAATAGATAAAGCTAAGGCATTAATGGGGGTATTATAA
- a CDS encoding aminotransferase class IV yields the protein MRNIIHGEDKIFIDEGVFFGRGIFETILWKDRPIFLNEHLKRLKGAIEKIGMLPLEEKKLREYLNDLSIKNKAVKITVTPLNIIITQREIPYKEEDYNRGMTLTISKVRRNSTSLLSYIKSTCYIENIIEKENAKKMGYDDVVFLNENGYVTETSCANIFIVKNKEIFTPKVEDGLLDGIIRRKIIEEFQLQEKSITLEELKKSDEVIITNSLMGAMSIKKIDDIKYENEEFSHIFNKGYIRQ from the coding sequence ATGCGAAATATAATTCATGGGGAAGATAAAATATTTATAGATGAAGGAGTATTTTTTGGAAGAGGTATTTTTGAAACAATTTTATGGAAGGATAGACCTATATTTTTAAATGAGCATTTAAAAAGACTTAAAGGAGCTATAGAAAAAATAGGGATGCTACCTTTAGAAGAAAAAAAATTAAGGGAATACTTAAATGATCTATCAATAAAAAATAAAGCTGTTAAAATAACTGTTACACCATTAAACATTATAATTACTCAAAGAGAAATTCCTTACAAAGAAGAAGATTACAATAGAGGAATGACATTAACTATTTCAAAAGTAAGGCGAAACAGCACCTCATTGTTATCATATATTAAATCTACATGTTATATAGAAAATATAATTGAAAAAGAAAATGCTAAAAAAATGGGCTATGATGATGTTGTATTTTTAAATGAAAATGGATATGTTACAGAGACAAGCTGTGCGAATATATTTATTGTAAAAAACAAAGAAATATTTACTCCTAAGGTGGAAGATGGATTATTAGATGGAATAATAAGAAGAAAAATTATTGAAGAGTTTCAATTACAGGAAAAAAGTATTACTTTAGAGGAATTGAAAAAATCAGATGAAGTAATTATAACAAACAGTTTAATGGGGGCAATGTCTATTAAAAAGATAGATGATATTAAGTATGAGAATGAAGAATTTAGCCACATATTTAATAAAGGATATATTAGACAATAA